The Rhododendron vialii isolate Sample 1 chromosome 6a, ASM3025357v1 genome includes a window with the following:
- the LOC131329345 gene encoding la-related protein 1C-like isoform X1, whose amino-acid sequence MAQLMRGEQEPVSPQPEEATSPGSSSASKETYHEDSDGNHSNVGHPKKPAWSKPLNGVVSVGGPVMGDAVSWPALSEATKAPSKSTPDFSNPSESVPASQAKTDSSNSSHNQKKHSNTNSNPNSTTNPKSPRQRSSKRGGGTRPGPVQNGFIRAPLPPPPPMPLPPPPPPMFPLFEIPYGALPPVPDYFPYNGSNWEGMPMGGFVPPSNSVSYQSSPRNSSRRGNFGGHHNGRNASRSSNVRDVRVPQQIAPPRGFLRPAPPPPPPPGSIPFLRPHSVGPFGFPMGFDMPFPFVYVPTPPLESFNEVPFTAQAPPMPPLPSTVLDDTMRASLVNQIDYYFCDDNLSRDDFLRSKMDEEGWVPISLIAGFPKVQQWTKDIELIFDSLKASSVVEVQPYKVRRRDEWKKWVCTPSRFAAGSGFQSTMGSTEKTITSSLLKVTLDEAAANESSIMSEADSSTKVVPRTSKSEEFTGHSNLANGETMIEACSSHI is encoded by the exons ATGGCTCAGCTCATGCGAGGCGAACAGGAGCCGGTATCGCCGCAGCCGGAGGAAGCTACTTCGCCCGGTTCCTCCTCCGCCTCGAAGGAGACCTATCACGAGGACTCCGACGGAAATCACAGCAATGTCGGTCACCCCAAGAAGCCAGCTTGGAGCAAGCCCTTGAACGGCGTTGTCTCGGTCGGTGGTCCCGTGATGGGCGACGCCGTTTCGTGGCCCGCTCTCTCTGAGGCCACCAAGGCTCCCTCTAAATCGACCCCTGATTTTTCAAACCCTAGCGAATCGGTCCCCGCCTCTCAG GCGAAGACTGATTCCTCGAATTCAAGTCACAATCAGAAGAAACATTCTAATACTAACTCAAACCCTAATTCGACTACTAATCCTAAATCACCCCGACAAAGGTCGTCGAAGCGTGGCGGGGGAACTAGGCCCGGACCGGTGCAGAATGGCTTTATTCGCGCCCcactgccgccgccaccaccaatgccattgccgccgccgccaccaccgaTGTTCCCTTTATTTGAAATACCTTACGGTGCACTACCCCCAGTGCCTGATTATTTCCCCTACAATGGGAGTAACTGGGAAGGTATGCCAATGGGAGGTTTCGTGCCTCCATCGAATTCGGTGAGTTATCAGTCCTCACCGCGGAATTCATCTCGGAGGGGAAACTTTGGAGGTCATCATAATGGTAGGAATGCATCCAGAAGTTCCAATGTTAGAGACGTACGTGTACCACAGCAGATAGCTCCCCCCAGGGGTTTCCTAAGACcggcaccaccaccaccaccccctccCGGTTCCATCCCCTTCCTTAGGCCCCATTCTGTCGGACCTTTTGGATTCCCCATGGGTTTCG ATATGCCATTCCCATTTGTGTATGTTCCGACACCGCCTCTGGAGTCCTTCAATGAAGTGCCATTTACTGCTCAAGCACCTCCAATGCCACCTTTGCCTTCCACTGTTCTAGATGATACTATGCGTGCTTCATTAGTCAATCAGATTGACTATTACTTCTG CGATGATAATTTGTCTAGAGACGACTTCTTAAGGTCTAAGATGGATGAAGAGGGTTGGGTTCCCATTAGCTTAATTGCTGGCTTTCCTAAA GTTCAGCAATGGACAAAAGACATCGAATTGATATTCGATTCCTTGAAAGCTTCATCAGTTGTGGAAGTACAG CCCTACAAGGTAAGGAGGCGTGACGAGTGGAAGAAATGGGTATGCACACCTAGCCGGTTTGCCGCTGGCTCAGGCTTTCAGTCCACTATGGGATCAACTGAGAAAACAATTACATCTTCTTTGCTTAAGGTCACATTGGATGAAGCAGCTGCTAACGAAAGCAGTATTATGAGTGAGGCAGATTCTTCCACAAAGGTAGTTCCCCGTACGAGTAAATCTGAGGAGTTTACCGGCCACTCAAACTTGGCCAATGGAGAGACTATGATTGAAGCATGTTCAAGCCATATATGA
- the LOC131329345 gene encoding la-related protein 1C-like isoform X2: MAQLMRGEQEPVSPQPEEATSPGSSSASKETYHEDSDGNHSNVGHPKKPAWSKPLNGVVSVGGPVMGDAVSWPALSEATKAPSKSTPDFSNPSESVPASQAKTDSSNSSHNQKKHSNTNSNPNSTTNPKSPRQRSSKRGGGTRPGPVQNGFIRAPLPPPPPMPLPPPPPPMFPLFEIPYGALPPVPDYFPYNGSNWEGMPMGGFVPPSNSVSYQSSPRNSSRRGNFGGHHNGRNASRSSNVRDVRVPQQIAPPRGFLRPAPPPPPPPGSIPFLRPHSVGPFGFPMGFDMPFPFVYVPTPPLESFNEVPFTAQAPPMPPLPSTVLDDTMRASLVNQIDYYFCDDNLSRDDFLRSKMDEEGWVPISLIAGFPKVVRARGSASD; encoded by the exons ATGGCTCAGCTCATGCGAGGCGAACAGGAGCCGGTATCGCCGCAGCCGGAGGAAGCTACTTCGCCCGGTTCCTCCTCCGCCTCGAAGGAGACCTATCACGAGGACTCCGACGGAAATCACAGCAATGTCGGTCACCCCAAGAAGCCAGCTTGGAGCAAGCCCTTGAACGGCGTTGTCTCGGTCGGTGGTCCCGTGATGGGCGACGCCGTTTCGTGGCCCGCTCTCTCTGAGGCCACCAAGGCTCCCTCTAAATCGACCCCTGATTTTTCAAACCCTAGCGAATCGGTCCCCGCCTCTCAG GCGAAGACTGATTCCTCGAATTCAAGTCACAATCAGAAGAAACATTCTAATACTAACTCAAACCCTAATTCGACTACTAATCCTAAATCACCCCGACAAAGGTCGTCGAAGCGTGGCGGGGGAACTAGGCCCGGACCGGTGCAGAATGGCTTTATTCGCGCCCcactgccgccgccaccaccaatgccattgccgccgccgccaccaccgaTGTTCCCTTTATTTGAAATACCTTACGGTGCACTACCCCCAGTGCCTGATTATTTCCCCTACAATGGGAGTAACTGGGAAGGTATGCCAATGGGAGGTTTCGTGCCTCCATCGAATTCGGTGAGTTATCAGTCCTCACCGCGGAATTCATCTCGGAGGGGAAACTTTGGAGGTCATCATAATGGTAGGAATGCATCCAGAAGTTCCAATGTTAGAGACGTACGTGTACCACAGCAGATAGCTCCCCCCAGGGGTTTCCTAAGACcggcaccaccaccaccaccccctccCGGTTCCATCCCCTTCCTTAGGCCCCATTCTGTCGGACCTTTTGGATTCCCCATGGGTTTCG ATATGCCATTCCCATTTGTGTATGTTCCGACACCGCCTCTGGAGTCCTTCAATGAAGTGCCATTTACTGCTCAAGCACCTCCAATGCCACCTTTGCCTTCCACTGTTCTAGATGATACTATGCGTGCTTCATTAGTCAATCAGATTGACTATTACTTCTG CGATGATAATTTGTCTAGAGACGACTTCTTAAGGTCTAAGATGGATGAAGAGGGTTGGGTTCCCATTAGCTTAATTGCTGGCTTTCCTAAA GTTGTAAGGGCAAGAGGAAGTGCATCAGATTGA